A section of the Methanocaldococcus sp. FS406-22 genome encodes:
- a CDS encoding DUF61 family protein, producing the protein MIILVMSMRDVEKIIKGIIKDMNPSFKRKTLRELLNEEKPHIIINGKRHRIKRRELELLKEIASEDLKIPIVLEVDSSLGGAIKVSGKEEVRVISKILGREIDIFSEKDVMYIYKPELRIVRRELPTTTQLIFKLSLFD; encoded by the coding sequence ATGATTATCCTTGTGATGAGTATGAGAGATGTTGAAAAGATTATAAAAGGAATAATAAAAGATATGAACCCAAGTTTTAAAAGGAAAACATTGAGAGAGCTTTTAAATGAGGAAAAACCTCACATAATAATAAACGGTAAGAGACATAGAATAAAGAGGAGAGAGCTTGAACTATTAAAAGAGATAGCAAGTGAGGACTTAAAAATCCCTATTGTTTTGGAGGTAGATTCCTCCTTAGGAGGGGCTATAAAGGTTAGTGGAAAGGAGGAGGTTAGGGTTATATCAAAGATTTTGGGGAGAGAGATTGATATCTTCTCAGAGAAGGATGTAATGTATATATACAAACCAGAGCTAAGGATTGTTAGAAGGGAATTGCCAACAACAACACAGCTTATATTTAAACTATCATTGTTTGATTGA
- a CDS encoding CBS domain-containing protein — protein sequence MKVMKIAQNKEIITVYPTTTIRKALITMNENRYRRLPVVNAGNNKVVGIITSMDIVNFMGGGSKYNLIREKHGRNFLAAINEPVREIMEENVVTLKESADIDDAIETFLTKNVGGAPIVNDDNQLISLITERDVIRALLDKIDESETIDGYITRKVIVATPGERLKDVARTMVRNGFRRLPVVSEERLVGIITSTDFIKLLGSDWAFNHMQTGNVREITNVRMEEIMKRDVITAKEGDKLKDIAEIMVTNDIGALPVVDDDLRIKGIITEKDVLSYFAK from the coding sequence GTGAAAGTGATGAAAATTGCCCAAAATAAAGAGATTATAACTGTTTATCCTACAACTACAATAAGAAAAGCCCTTATAACTATGAATGAGAATAGATACAGAAGATTGCCAGTTGTAAATGCGGGAAATAACAAAGTTGTTGGTATCATTACAAGTATGGATATTGTAAATTTCATGGGTGGGGGTTCAAAGTACAACCTAATTAGAGAGAAGCATGGTAGAAATTTCTTAGCTGCTATAAATGAACCAGTTAGAGAGATAATGGAAGAAAATGTCGTAACTTTAAAAGAGAGTGCAGATATAGATGATGCAATTGAAACGTTCTTAACAAAAAATGTTGGGGGAGCTCCAATAGTTAATGATGACAATCAGCTAATCTCATTAATTACAGAGAGAGATGTAATAAGGGCTTTATTGGACAAAATAGATGAAAGTGAGACAATTGATGGTTATATAACAAGAAAGGTTATTGTTGCCACGCCGGGGGAGAGGTTAAAGGATGTCGCGAGAACAATGGTTAGAAATGGATTTAGAAGATTGCCAGTTGTTAGTGAGGAAAGATTGGTGGGGATTATAACTTCAACCGACTTTATAAAACTCTTAGGCAGTGATTGGGCTTTCAACCACATGCAAACTGGAAATGTTAGAGAGATAACAAATGTCAGAATGGAAGAAATTATGAAGAGGGATGTTATTACTGCAAAGGAGGGGGATAAATTAAAGGATATAGCTGAAATAATGGTAACAAACGATATAGGGGCTTTGCCAGTGGTTGATGACGATTTGAGAATTAAAGGAATCATTACAGAGAAGGATGTTTTAAGTTATTTTGCTAAATAA
- a CDS encoding plasma-membrane proton-efflux P-type ATPase, translating into MDIKKIEEEFKTSIETGLSTEEAGKRLKIYGYNEIPEKKVHPIIKFLSYFWNPIAWMIEIAAILSAIIKHWIDFVIILILLIVNGVVGFWEEHKAENVIEFLKQKMALNARVLRDGKWQTILAKELVPGDVVRIRIGDIVPADILLVDGDYLVVDESALTGESLPVEKKVGDIAYSGSIVKKGEMTGIVKATGLNTYFGKTVKLVEKAESVSSYQKMIIKIGNYLIVLAVILIAIMVAVELFRGKSLIETAQFALVLAVSAIPAAMPAVLSITMAIGALNLARKDAIVKKLVAIEELAGVDILCSDKTGTLTKNQLVCGDIIALNNFSKEDVILFAALASREEDADAIDMAILNEAKKLGLTEKIKNYNIKKFIPFDPVIKRTEAEITNGETFKVSKGAPQVILDLCNADERLREEVNKIVDKLAENGYRALGVAVYRDGRWIFVGIIPLYDPPREDAPLAVKKIKELGVKIKMVTGDHVAIAKNIAKMLGIGDNIISISELLKKLKRGEIKEEKFDETVEEADGFAEVFPEHKYKIVDSLQKRGHLVAMTGDGVNDAPALKKANCGIAVSNATDAARAAADIILLSPGISVIVDAIQEARRIFQRMESYVIYRITETIRVLFFVELCILILGIYPITALMIVLLAILNDIPILAIAYDNVVEPKSPVRWRMREILILSTALGLSGVVSSFIIFYISDVFLHLTIAELQSFVFLKLILAGHATIFVTRIRDRLWKKPYPSKLLFWGVMGTNIIGTIVAAEGIFMAPIGWDLALFMWLYAHVWMLINDEIKILLLKRLKID; encoded by the coding sequence ATGGACATTAAAAAAATTGAGGAAGAGTTTAAAACATCTATAGAAACTGGATTATCTACAGAAGAAGCAGGGAAAAGATTAAAAATCTATGGTTATAATGAGATTCCAGAGAAGAAAGTTCATCCAATCATCAAGTTTTTATCTTACTTCTGGAACCCCATTGCATGGATGATTGAGATAGCCGCTATTTTGTCAGCAATAATTAAACACTGGATAGATTTTGTTATAATTTTGATATTATTAATTGTTAATGGAGTAGTTGGTTTTTGGGAAGAGCATAAAGCAGAAAATGTTATAGAATTTTTAAAACAAAAGATGGCTTTAAATGCAAGAGTTTTGAGAGATGGTAAATGGCAGACAATATTGGCTAAAGAGTTAGTTCCTGGAGATGTTGTTAGAATCAGAATTGGGGATATTGTCCCAGCTGATATTTTATTGGTTGATGGGGATTACTTAGTTGTTGATGAATCCGCCTTAACCGGAGAAAGCTTACCAGTAGAAAAGAAAGTTGGAGATATCGCCTATTCTGGTTCTATTGTTAAGAAAGGAGAGATGACCGGAATTGTTAAAGCTACTGGACTAAACACCTACTTTGGAAAAACTGTCAAATTAGTTGAGAAGGCAGAGAGTGTTAGCTCATATCAAAAGATGATTATTAAGATTGGAAACTATTTGATAGTTTTAGCGGTAATTTTAATAGCAATAATGGTTGCTGTTGAGTTGTTTAGGGGAAAGAGTTTAATAGAAACTGCCCAATTTGCTTTAGTTTTAGCTGTTTCAGCAATTCCAGCAGCTATGCCTGCTGTATTATCAATAACAATGGCTATTGGAGCATTAAATTTAGCAAGGAAGGATGCTATTGTTAAAAAGCTTGTAGCTATTGAGGAATTAGCTGGAGTTGATATCCTCTGCTCAGATAAAACTGGAACTTTAACAAAGAATCAACTTGTATGTGGAGATATAATTGCCTTAAATAACTTTAGTAAAGAGGATGTTATTTTATTTGCTGCCCTTGCTTCAAGAGAAGAGGATGCTGACGCAATAGATATGGCAATCTTAAATGAAGCAAAGAAATTGGGTTTAACTGAGAAGATAAAAAACTATAATATAAAGAAGTTTATTCCATTTGACCCAGTTATTAAAAGGACAGAGGCAGAGATAACAAATGGAGAGACATTTAAAGTTTCAAAAGGAGCTCCTCAAGTAATATTAGACTTATGTAATGCAGATGAAAGACTTAGAGAGGAGGTAAATAAAATCGTTGATAAACTTGCTGAAAATGGGTATAGAGCTTTGGGAGTTGCGGTTTATAGAGATGGAAGATGGATTTTTGTTGGAATAATTCCGTTGTATGACCCTCCAAGAGAAGATGCTCCTTTGGCAGTTAAGAAGATTAAAGAGCTTGGAGTTAAGATAAAGATGGTTACTGGAGACCACGTCGCTATAGCTAAGAATATAGCAAAAATGTTAGGTATTGGAGATAATATAATATCAATTAGTGAGTTGCTAAAAAAACTAAAAAGAGGAGAGATTAAAGAAGAAAAGTTTGATGAGACTGTTGAAGAAGCAGATGGGTTTGCTGAGGTATTTCCAGAGCATAAGTATAAGATTGTTGATTCACTGCAAAAAAGAGGACATCTTGTAGCTATGACTGGAGATGGTGTCAATGACGCTCCAGCGTTAAAAAAAGCCAACTGTGGAATTGCAGTTTCCAATGCAACTGATGCGGCAAGGGCTGCAGCTGATATCATCTTACTATCTCCAGGAATATCTGTTATTGTTGATGCAATCCAAGAGGCAAGGAGAATATTCCAAAGAATGGAGAGCTATGTTATTTATAGAATTACTGAAACAATAAGGGTTTTGTTCTTTGTTGAGCTATGCATATTGATCTTGGGTATTTATCCAATAACTGCATTGATGATTGTACTGTTAGCTATATTGAATGACATTCCTATATTGGCTATTGCCTACGATAACGTTGTTGAGCCAAAATCTCCAGTAAGATGGAGGATGAGAGAGATTTTAATACTTTCAACAGCTTTAGGATTATCTGGAGTTGTTAGCTCATTCATAATCTTCTATATATCTGATGTCTTCTTACATTTAACAATTGCAGAGTTGCAGAGCTTTGTATTTTTAAAATTAATTTTAGCTGGACATGCAACTATATTTGTTACAAGGATTAGAGATAGGTTGTGGAAAAAGCCATATCCAAGCAAATTGTTGTTTTGGGGAGTTATGGGAACAAATATTATTGGAACAATTGTAGCCGCTGAGGGTATATTTATGGCCCCAATTGGTTGGGATTTGGCCCTATTTATGTGGCTCTATGCCCATGTTTGGATGTTGATTAACGATGAGATTAAAATACTTCTATTAAAAAGATTAAAAATTGATTAA
- a CDS encoding anaerobic ribonucleoside-triphosphate reductase activating protein, which yields MKVLVSGIVDLSTIDYPKKASAVIFLHGCNMRCPYCHNLRFMLEHKREMTVEEIFNDIDFLFADAIVISGGEPTLQKDAVIEIARYAKEKGFPVKIDTNGTHPEVIEELIKNNLIDYVAIDVKCRFDRYKEFVKCREDGNEIKEKILKIISLCKKNGVFVECRTTFVPKVMDKDDIEDIAKTVKDCDLYAIQQFEPKDAYDEEFKKLPMPKESELRELGKIAKKYIDNVVIRTINGSFEI from the coding sequence GTGAAGGTTTTAGTTTCTGGAATCGTGGATTTATCAACAATAGATTATCCAAAAAAGGCATCTGCAGTTATATTTTTACATGGATGCAATATGAGATGCCCTTATTGCCATAATCTAAGGTTTATGTTGGAGCATAAGAGAGAGATGACAGTTGAGGAGATTTTTAATGATATAGATTTTTTATTTGCAGATGCCATTGTTATTAGTGGTGGAGAACCAACTCTGCAAAAAGATGCTGTAATAGAGATAGCAAGATATGCTAAAGAAAAGGGCTTTCCAGTAAAAATTGATACAAATGGGACACATCCAGAGGTTATTGAGGAGTTAATTAAAAATAATCTCATTGATTATGTGGCAATTGATGTAAAATGCAGATTTGATAGATATAAAGAATTTGTAAAATGCAGAGAAGACGGAAATGAGATTAAAGAAAAAATATTGAAAATAATTAGTTTGTGTAAAAAGAATGGTGTTTTTGTTGAGTGTAGAACAACCTTTGTCCCAAAGGTTATGGATAAGGATGATATTGAAGATATAGCAAAAACAGTTAAAGATTGTGATTTATATGCGATTCAGCAGTTTGAGCCAAAGGATGCCTACGATGAGGAGTTTAAAAAACTCCCTATGCCAAAGGAAAGTGAGTTGAGAGAGTTAGGAAAAATAGCAAAAAAATATATTGATAATGTTGTAATAAGAACTATAAATGGAAGTTTTGAGATTTGA
- the eif5A gene encoding translation initiation factor IF-5A, with protein sequence MPGTKQVNVGSLKVGQYVMIDGVPCEIVDISVSKPGKHGGAKARVVGIGIFEKVKKEFVAPTSSKVEVPIIDRRKGQVLALMGDMVQIMDLQTYETLELPIPEGIEGLEPGGEVEYIEAVGQYKITRVIGGK encoded by the coding sequence ATGCCAGGAACTAAACAGGTTAACGTTGGTTCATTAAAAGTTGGACAGTATGTTATGATTGATGGAGTTCCATGTGAGATTGTAGATATTAGCGTTTCAAAGCCAGGAAAACACGGAGGAGCTAAGGCAAGAGTTGTAGGAATTGGGATATTTGAAAAAGTTAAGAAGGAGTTTGTTGCACCAACATCAAGCAAGGTAGAAGTTCCAATAATTGACAGAAGAAAAGGACAGGTCTTAGCTTTAATGGGAGATATGGTTCAAATTATGGACTTGCAAACCTATGAAACATTAGAGTTACCAATACCAGAAGGCATTGAAGGTTTGGAACCAGGAGGAGAGGTTGAATATATAGAGGCAGTTGGTCAGTACAAAATAACAAGAGTAATTGGAGGAAAATAA
- a CDS encoding acetyl-CoA carboxylase biotin carboxylase subunit, giving the protein MFNKVLIANRGEIAIRIIRACWELGIKTVAVYSEADKRSLHATLADEAYCIGPAPAAKSYLNIDAILNVAEKAKVDAIHPGYGFLAENAEFARAVKKAGFEFIGPNPDAIEAMGSKINAKKIMKKAGVPLIPGSEGAIEDIDEAVEIAEAIGFPVVVKASAGGGGMGMSVAYSKEELKEVIESARNIAKSAFGDPTVFIEKYLENPRHIEIQLLGDRHGNIIHLGDRECSIQRRHQKLIEEAPSPIMTEELRERMGEAAIKAGKAINYDSAGTVEFLYENGNFYFLEMNTRIQVEHTVTEQVTGIDLVKAMIKIAAGEELTLKQEDVKIRGHAIECRINAEDPLNDFVPCPGKIKLYRSPGGPGVRIDSGVYGGAEIPPYYDSMIAKLITYGNSREEAIARMKRALKEYVIVGVTTNIPFHRAVLEEENFLKGNISTHYVEQNMHKLREKMVKYTLESRDLYSVVSEKVFEKNKKIAAAIGGLTMYISQIMKENEKNKKGQ; this is encoded by the coding sequence ATGTTTAACAAGGTTTTAATTGCTAATAGGGGAGAGATAGCGATTAGAATTATAAGGGCATGTTGGGAGTTAGGAATTAAGACAGTAGCAGTTTATTCCGAGGCAGATAAGAGGTCTTTGCATGCTACTTTGGCTGATGAAGCTTACTGTATAGGTCCAGCTCCAGCGGCAAAGAGTTATTTAAACATTGATGCCATATTAAATGTGGCTGAAAAAGCTAAAGTTGATGCTATCCATCCTGGATATGGATTTTTAGCTGAAAATGCTGAATTTGCAAGAGCTGTTAAAAAGGCAGGTTTTGAGTTTATAGGGCCAAATCCTGATGCTATAGAAGCAATGGGGAGCAAAATTAACGCTAAAAAAATTATGAAAAAGGCAGGGGTTCCTTTAATCCCTGGGAGTGAGGGGGCTATTGAAGATATTGACGAAGCAGTAGAAATAGCTGAAGCTATTGGTTTTCCAGTTGTTGTTAAGGCTTCTGCTGGCGGTGGAGGAATGGGAATGAGTGTTGCCTATAGCAAGGAAGAGTTAAAAGAGGTTATCGAATCAGCAAGAAACATTGCAAAAAGTGCTTTTGGAGACCCAACTGTCTTTATTGAGAAATACTTAGAAAATCCAAGACATATTGAAATCCAACTATTGGGAGATAGACATGGAAATATCATCCATTTAGGAGATAGGGAGTGTTCTATTCAAAGAAGGCATCAAAAGTTGATTGAAGAAGCTCCTTCTCCAATAATGACTGAAGAGTTAAGAGAGAGAATGGGAGAAGCGGCAATTAAAGCAGGAAAGGCAATAAATTATGATAGTGCAGGAACTGTTGAGTTTTTGTATGAAAACGGTAACTTTTACTTCTTAGAGATGAACACAAGGATTCAAGTAGAGCATACAGTTACAGAACAAGTTACTGGAATAGATTTAGTTAAAGCGATGATTAAAATAGCCGCTGGAGAAGAATTAACCTTAAAGCAGGAAGATGTTAAGATAAGAGGGCATGCAATTGAATGTAGAATAAATGCAGAAGACCCATTAAACGACTTCGTTCCATGTCCTGGAAAGATAAAGCTATACAGGTCTCCTGGAGGACCAGGAGTTAGGATAGATAGTGGTGTTTATGGTGGAGCAGAGATTCCTCCTTACTACGACTCAATGATAGCAAAACTTATCACTTATGGTAACAGCAGAGAGGAGGCAATAGCAAGAATGAAGAGGGCTTTAAAAGAGTATGTTATTGTTGGAGTTACAACAAACATTCCATTCCACAGGGCAGTTTTAGAGGAGGAGAACTTTTTAAAGGGAAACATCTCAACCCACTATGTAGAGCAGAATATGCATAAATTAAGAGAGAAAATGGTTAAATACACATTAGAATCAAGGGATTTATACAGTGTTGTATCAGAAAAGGTATTTGAAAAGAATAAAAAAATAGCCGCAGCCATTGGCGGTCTAACAATGTATATCTCCCAAATTATGAAAGAAAATGAAAAAAATAAAAAAGGGCAGTAA
- the oadA gene encoding sodium-extruding oxaloacetate decarboxylase subunit alpha — MVKIVDTTFRDAQQSLIATRMRTEDMLPIAEKMDEVGFYSMEVWGGATFDACIRYLNEDPWERLRELKKRIQNTPLQMLLRGQNLVGYRHYPDDIVEKFVIKAYENGIDIFRIFDALNDVRNMETAIKTAKKVGAEVQGAICYTISPVHTIDQYVELAKKLEEMGCDSICIKDMAGLLTPYEGYELVKRLKEEISIPIDVHSHCTSGLAPMTYLKVIEAGADMVDCAISPFAMGTSQPPTESIVVALKGTKYDTGLDLKLLNEIRDYFMKVREKYKMLFSPISQIVDARVLVYQVPGGMLSNLVSQLKEQGALDKFEDVLKEIPRVRKDLGYPPLVTPTSQIVGTQAVLNVLTEERYKIITNEVVNYVKGFYGKPPAPINPELLKRVLDEGEKPITCRPADLLEPEWEKVKKEAEEKGIVKKEEDILTYALYPQIAVKFLRGELKAEPIPKEKDIGKILEIPTEYIVEVDGEKFEVKIEPKIGTELKRKKEIVTAEMEGAVTSPFRGMVTKIKVKEGDKVKKGDVIVVLEAMKMEHPIESPVEGTVKKILIDEGDAVNVGDVIMIIK, encoded by the coding sequence ATGGTTAAGATAGTAGATACTACTTTTAGAGATGCCCAGCAATCATTAATTGCTACAAGAATGAGAACTGAAGATATGCTACCAATAGCGGAAAAGATGGATGAGGTTGGTTTCTATTCTATGGAAGTTTGGGGTGGAGCTACTTTTGATGCATGTATAAGATATTTGAATGAAGACCCATGGGAGAGGTTGAGGGAGTTAAAGAAGAGGATTCAAAACACTCCCCTGCAGATGCTTTTGAGAGGGCAGAATTTAGTTGGTTATAGGCATTATCCAGATGATATTGTTGAGAAGTTTGTCATAAAAGCTTATGAGAATGGAATAGACATTTTTAGAATTTTTGATGCTTTAAATGATGTAAGAAACATGGAAACTGCTATAAAAACAGCTAAAAAAGTAGGGGCTGAAGTTCAAGGGGCTATATGTTATACAATAAGCCCAGTTCATACAATAGACCAGTATGTTGAATTAGCTAAAAAATTGGAAGAGATGGGATGTGATTCTATCTGTATAAAAGACATGGCCGGACTTTTAACACCTTATGAGGGGTATGAGCTTGTTAAGAGATTAAAAGAAGAAATTTCAATTCCAATTGATGTCCATAGCCATTGCACAAGTGGTTTAGCCCCTATGACTTATTTGAAGGTTATAGAAGCTGGAGCAGATATGGTAGATTGTGCTATCTCACCATTTGCTATGGGGACATCCCAACCACCAACAGAGAGTATTGTTGTGGCGTTAAAAGGAACAAAATATGACACTGGCTTGGATTTAAAGCTTTTGAATGAAATTAGGGACTACTTCATGAAGGTTAGAGAGAAATATAAAATGCTATTCTCTCCAATATCTCAAATTGTTGATGCGAGAGTTTTGGTATATCAAGTTCCTGGTGGTATGTTATCTAACTTAGTCTCACAACTTAAAGAACAGGGAGCTTTGGATAAGTTTGAAGATGTTTTGAAGGAGATTCCAAGAGTTAGAAAGGATTTGGGCTATCCACCATTAGTTACACCAACATCTCAAATTGTTGGAACTCAGGCTGTTTTGAATGTTTTAACTGAAGAGAGATACAAGATTATAACAAATGAAGTAGTTAACTATGTAAAAGGGTTTTATGGAAAGCCACCAGCTCCAATCAACCCAGAGTTATTGAAGAGAGTTTTAGATGAAGGAGAGAAGCCAATTACATGCAGACCAGCTGATTTATTAGAACCAGAATGGGAGAAGGTTAAGAAGGAAGCAGAAGAGAAGGGAATTGTAAAGAAGGAAGAGGATATATTAACTTATGCATTATATCCGCAAATAGCTGTTAAGTTCTTAAGGGGAGAGTTGAAAGCTGAGCCAATACCAAAAGAGAAAGACATAGGAAAGATTTTAGAGATTCCAACAGAGTATATTGTAGAAGTTGATGGAGAGAAGTTTGAAGTTAAGATAGAACCAAAGATTGGAACAGAGTTAAAGAGAAAGAAAGAGATTGTAACTGCAGAAATGGAGGGGGCTGTTACTTCACCATTTAGAGGAATGGTAACCAAGATTAAGGTTAAAGAAGGGGATAAAGTTAAAAAGGGAGATGTTATTGTTGTATTAGAAGCAATGAAGATGGAGCATCCAATAGAAAGCCCAGTTGAGGGAACTGTTAAGAAGATATTAATTGATGAAGGAGATGCTGTGAATGTGGGAGATGTAATTATGATTATAAAATAA
- a CDS encoding CBS domain-containing protein — translation MELTVVQREILQELINLYREKNRPIKGTEIALRLNRNPGTIRNQMQALRALDLVDGVPGPKGGYVPTSKAYRALGLGDEGEIIVPIYKEGKKVEGVKVVKIEFDTVSHEKYCSSKIHIEGDTKHFNIGDIIRVGPTYHNKIIINGKVIGRDDIHRILLIDVLGVSSIPNVKVGDVGIKEVYTINPNSTLKETAKLFAEKYISGAPVVDNGSLVGIISLHDIAKNIENINKSVKDVMRKDVLTIHKDEKIYDALKIMNKNNVGRLVIVDDNNKIVGIITRTDILKIISGKFPENFKANY, via the coding sequence ATGGAGCTAACTGTTGTTCAAAGGGAGATACTGCAAGAGCTTATAAACCTGTATAGGGAAAAAAATAGACCTATAAAAGGAACTGAAATCGCTTTAAGATTGAATAGAAATCCTGGAACTATAAGAAACCAAATGCAAGCTTTAAGGGCATTAGATTTAGTTGACGGAGTTCCTGGACCTAAGGGAGGGTATGTTCCAACAAGTAAGGCATATAGAGCTTTAGGATTGGGGGATGAAGGGGAGATAATAGTTCCAATTTACAAAGAAGGAAAAAAAGTTGAAGGCGTCAAGGTTGTAAAAATAGAGTTTGATACTGTCTCTCATGAGAAATACTGCTCTTCAAAGATACACATTGAAGGAGACACAAAGCACTTCAATATTGGAGATATCATTAGGGTTGGGCCAACATATCACAACAAAATTATCATCAATGGAAAAGTTATTGGTAGGGATGATATTCACAGGATTTTACTGATAGATGTTTTAGGGGTTTCAAGCATTCCAAATGTGAAAGTTGGAGATGTGGGGATTAAGGAGGTTTATACAATAAATCCAAACAGTACTTTAAAAGAAACTGCTAAATTATTTGCTGAAAAATATATCAGCGGAGCTCCAGTTGTTGATAATGGTAGTTTAGTTGGTATAATTAGCTTACATGATATTGCTAAGAATATAGAAAATATTAATAAAAGTGTTAAGGATGTTATGAGGAAGGATGTTTTAACAATACATAAAGATGAAAAGATATACGATGCATTAAAAATTATGAACAAAAATAATGTAGGAAGATTGGTTATAGTCGATGATAACAATAAAATTGTTGGTATAATAACAAGGACAGACATTTTAAAGATTATCAGTGGAAAATTCCCTGAAAATTTTAAAGCCAACTATTAA
- a CDS encoding methyltransferase domain-containing protein, producing MNYLTSKIAKEILNSQSEEIFLNLDLNKTEKKEKIVIDRERKIAKFPEGEISFDILKKIAKDEGHIYFIKDGEVFKAAISNNGYYKLVPTIPPTIEINGIRMHRTKEINPYEDTLNKINAVKIKKGEKVLDTCMGLGYTAIEAYKRGAEVITIEKNPNVLELAKINPYSEELFKGNIKIILGDAFDVIKRFKDEEFDVVIHDPPRFSLAGHLYSEEFYREIFRVLKPGGRLFHYVGNPGKKYRGKDLQKGVMERLRKVGFINVKRVEEALGVVAVKPKN from the coding sequence ATGAACTATCTAACATCAAAAATAGCTAAGGAAATTTTAAATTCACAATCTGAAGAGATTTTTTTAAATTTGGATTTGAATAAAACAGAAAAGAAAGAGAAAATAGTAATAGATAGAGAAAGAAAAATTGCTAAATTTCCAGAGGGAGAGATTAGCTTTGACATTTTAAAAAAGATTGCTAAGGATGAAGGACATATTTATTTTATAAAAGATGGGGAAGTTTTTAAAGCTGCGATATCAAATAACGGCTATTATAAGTTAGTTCCAACAATTCCCCCAACTATTGAGATTAATGGAATAAGAATGCATAGAACTAAAGAGATAAACCCTTATGAAGATACACTAAATAAGATAAATGCCGTAAAAATAAAAAAAGGAGAGAAGGTTTTAGACACTTGCATGGGTTTAGGATACACTGCTATAGAGGCATATAAAAGAGGAGCTGAGGTTATAACAATAGAAAAAAATCCAAATGTTTTGGAGTTAGCTAAAATAAACCCTTATAGTGAAGAGTTGTTTAAAGGAAATATTAAGATTATTTTAGGAGATGCGTTTGATGTTATAAAGAGATTTAAAGATGAGGAGTTTGATGTTGTTATCCATGACCCTCCAAGGTTTAGCTTAGCTGGGCATCTATACAGTGAGGAATTTTATAGAGAGATTTTTAGAGTCTTAAAGCCTGGAGGAAGGTTGTTTCATTATGTTGGTAATCCAGGAAAAAAGTATAGAGGAAAGGATTTACAAAAAGGAGTAATGGAGAGATTGAGGAAAGTTGGATTTATAAATGTTAAAAGAGTTGAAGAAGCATTGGGAGTTGTTGCTGTAAAGCCAAAAAATTAA